GGATAACTATGACAGCCTGCCTGAGCTCGCTAAAATACTGGATAGGGAAGGGTTTTTAGACCTTCCTGATGAGATATTTAAGACACAGATAGGCAGAAACTATGAGCTCTTTGAGTGTTCATTAAACCACGGGAGCCTTATAACACAGGCTGAGCAGTGGGCATATTTCGAGAGGCTCTCCAGAGATTATCCGATACTCAGAAAATTTCATAAACCTGACTTCAAGGGGATAAGGAATGCCATTCTCACAGGCTCTATGTATTCGCCGACCTTTGACACCTGCCCGGCTGGTAAGAAGGAGTGGGTGTATGACCTCTATGGCGATATATACGGCTGCACAGCAAGCTGCGGCAGAAAAGACTACAGGCTCGGCACATATTATCCGGAAAGGAAGATATATGAGGATAGGTTGAGACCATGGAGAGAGCGAAATGTGCTTAACATAAAGGAATGCAGGGAGTGCCCTGTAAGTCTGGTGTGTGGAGGGGGATGCGGTGTGGTGGCCAATGAAAAGAATGGCAGCATATTATCTCCGGCCTGCCACGATATAGGGTCTATATTTGAAAGCGGTATCAAGTATTATAGTGAAGATATAAGGGAGGCGTTACAATGATTAGAGAGGTAAATGCGGACAATTATGAAGAGGTAGTATTAAAATCCAGGAGGCCGGTAATTGTGGACTTTTATTCCACTGACTGCCCTCCGTGCAATCAACTGGAGCCAATCTATGAGAGGCTCGCTGAAACCTATGGGGAATACATGGATTTCATTAAAATTTACAGGCAGGGTAACAGGGAATTTGCAAAGAGCCTTGGTGTCACAGGCAGTCCCACTGTACTGTTTTATAGGGATGGCAAAGAGGTAAGGGAGAGGTTAAATGGATACCTGACGAAGCCGGAGGTACGCAAGGCCATAGAACAGGTTATAGGATTTTCCATCATGGATAGGGAACCAGAAAGGGTAGAGTGCGATGTGCTGGTCCTTGGTGGTGGACCTGCAGGTCTTACAGCAGCGCTCTATGCCTCACGGGCAAAGCTAGATACTGTGGTCGTGGATGAGGGGGTGACAGGTGGCCAGGCCGCCAACACATACTATATTGAAAACTACCCTGGTACCAGCGGTTCAATTGAAGGGAAAACCCTTATGAAGAATATGAGAGAGCAGGCTGAATCCTTTGGTGCAGTTATCGATGACCTCAAGGAGATAATTGAGATAAAACTCACTGATACAGAGAAGTATGTAAGGACAGAGGATAAGATATATTTTCCGAAGGCAGTGGTACTGGCAATGGGTGCACAGCCGAGAAAACTTCCTGCAGAGAATGAGGATGTATTCAGGGGTAAGGGTATACATTACTGTGCCATATGCGATGGTTCCATGTATGAGGGAAAACATGTTGCTGTAATTGGTGGCGGCAATTCAGCCATTCAGGAGACACTCTATCTATCCAACATTGCAGATAAGATAACCATAATTCATGAGTTTGACAACCTGCAGGCCTCCAAGGTGCTTCAGGACAAGGTATTTAATAATCCCAAGGTCAACTTTATCTGGGAGTCCCATGTAACAAAAGCTGAGGGCAATGAGATGCTAAAGAGGCTTTTCTATAAAAACCTGAAGACAGGAGAGGTTAGCAGCATAGATGTTGACGGGGCTTTTGTATATATTGGCTTATCACCAAAGACGGATATCTTAAATGGCCAGGTTGAGATAAATCAGTATGGATATGTAAAAACAGATGAAGACCTCATGACGAGCGTAAAAGGCGTATTTGCTGCAGGGGATATAAGGGACAAAAAGGTAAGACAGGTAGCTACTGCAGTGGGTGATGGCGCTACCGTCGGTGTAAATGTCGAGAGGTACTTATCTGGGATATAGGGGCGATGACAATGGGATGCTGCAATACCGAAATGGAAACGGGGTGTTTGATATGTGGAAAGGACTTAGTTTATCTGGAAAAGCCG
The nucleotide sequence above comes from Calorimonas adulescens. Encoded proteins:
- the trxB gene encoding thioredoxin-disulfide reductase, which encodes MIREVNADNYEEVVLKSRRPVIVDFYSTDCPPCNQLEPIYERLAETYGEYMDFIKIYRQGNREFAKSLGVTGSPTVLFYRDGKEVRERLNGYLTKPEVRKAIEQVIGFSIMDREPERVECDVLVLGGGPAGLTAALYASRAKLDTVVVDEGVTGGQAANTYYIENYPGTSGSIEGKTLMKNMREQAESFGAVIDDLKEIIEIKLTDTEKYVRTEDKIYFPKAVVLAMGAQPRKLPAENEDVFRGKGIHYCAICDGSMYEGKHVAVIGGGNSAIQETLYLSNIADKITIIHEFDNLQASKVLQDKVFNNPKVNFIWESHVTKAEGNEMLKRLFYKNLKTGEVSSIDVDGAFVYIGLSPKTDILNGQVEINQYGYVKTDEDLMTSVKGVFAAGDIRDKKVRQVATAVGDGATVGVNVERYLSGI